The following are encoded together in the Phaseolus vulgaris cultivar G19833 chromosome 9, P. vulgaris v2.0, whole genome shotgun sequence genome:
- the LOC137822733 gene encoding uncharacterized protein isoform X1, producing MVSTRRNSGSFSNNTNKRASSSEDKTPSPSPKRQKVDNVAAASEKPMPPPENSKDLGMSEPPPDPGECESRDAQIADAGNLDGKAEPTPPIADGSTPTVVADKPRGSFSSWAIYQKQNPNFEASVPWCRLLSQSAQNPNVLICTPNFTIGSSRGCNFPLKDQTISGNLCKIKHTQREGSAVAVLESTGSKGSVVVNGTLVKKSTSCVLNSGDEVVFGLIGNHSYIFQQINPEVAVKAAEIQGGVGKFFQIERRAGDPSAVAGASILASLSSLRRDLTRWKSPSQTTSKPHQGTDVPSHSVLPDGTESGLDGLEGNSAPNIATDKAADVGASDKDLPMDCDSDDAGTEAGNVKISGVNAFLGPFFRILAGSTCKVKLSKSIFKQVFEERHGTRDAQAASTSGTSLRTAVFKEDVLAAILDRKEIEVSFDNFPYYLSENTKNVLIAACFIHLKHREHAKYTTDLTTINPRILLSGPAGSEIYQEMLAKALAKHFGAKLLIFDSHLPLGGLTSKEAELLKDGFNADKSCGCANQSPLTTDMARSMDPQASEPDTPNSSNAPTPYGFESQLKLEADNVPSTSGTAKNCVFKLGDRVKYSSSSGGIYQLQTISASNRIYRGPANGSRGKVVLLFDDNPLSKIGVRFDKPIPDGVDLGGCCEGGQGFFCHVNDLRLENSGIEELDKVLINTLFEVVVSESRNEPFILFMKDAEKSIVGNGDPFSFKSRLENLPDNVVVIGSHTHTDSRKEKSHPGGLLFTKFGSNQTALLDLAFPDSFGRLHDRGKEVPKPNKTLTKLFPNKVTIHMPQFQVEKCQGLNLSPLYLTIVNVCFLIQDEALLASWKQQLDRDVETLKIKGNLHNLRSVLSRCGVECEGLESLCTKDQTLSIENAEKIVGWAISRHLMQNAETDPDAKLVLSCESIQYGIGILQSIQNESKSLKKSLKDIVTENEFEKRLLADVIPPNDIGVTFDDIGALENVKDTLKELVMLPLQRPELFCKGQLTKPCKGILLFGPPGTGKTMLAKAVATEAGANFINISMSSITSKWFGEGEKYVKAVFSLASKIAPSVIFVDEVDSMLGRRENPGEHEAMRKMKNEFMVNWDGLRTKDSERVLVLAATNRPFDLDEAVIRRLPRRLMVNLPDAPNRAKILKVILAKEDLSSGLDLNAIASMTDGYSGSDLKNLCVTAAQRPIKEILEKEKKEQAAALAEGRAAPAKCGSKDIRSLNMEDFKHAHQQVCASVSSESVNMTELQQWNELYGEGGSRIKRTLSYFM from the exons ATGGTTTCAACCAGACGCAACAGTGGATCTTTCTCTAACAACACCAACAAGAGGGCTTCTTCTTCTGAAGACAAAACTCCCTCTCCTTCCCCCAAGCGACAAAAG GTCGACAATGTTGCTGCCGCCTCGGAGAAACCGATGCCGCCGCCGGAAAATTCCAAGGATTTGGGCATGTCGGAGCCACCCCCTGATCCCGGAGAATGCGAATCTCGAGACGCTCAGATCGCCGACGCCGGCAATCTAGACGGCAAGGCCGAACCCACGCCGCCGATCGCCGATG GTTCTACACCGACTGTGGTTGCTGATAAACCTAGGGGTTCGTTCTCTTCTTGGGCTATATATCAGAAGCAAAACCCAAATTTCGAAGCTTCAGTTCCCTGGTGCAGACTCTTGTCTCAATCTGCGCAG AATCCGAATGTTTTAATTTGCACACCCAACTTTACTATTGGGTCTAGTCGGGGTTGCAATTTCCCGTTGAAGGATCAGACTATAAGTGGAAATTTGTGCAAGATCAAGCACACGCAG CGCGAGGGAAGTGCAGTGGCCGTGCTAGAAAGTACGGGTAGCAAAGGATCGGTGGTAGTGAATGGCACGCTCGTCAAGAAGAGTACCAGCTGTGTGCTTAACTCGGGGGACGAGGTGGTTTTTGGTTTGATTGGGAATCATTCTTAT ATTTTTCAGCAAATAAATCCTGAAGTTGCAGTCAAGGCTGCAGAAATTCAGGGTGGTGTTGGCAAGTTTTTCCAGATTGAAAGGAGGGCTGGAGACCCTTCAGCCGTGGCTGGAGCTTCTATTCTGGCTTCTCTTTCTAGCCTCAGACGGGATCTTACAAGATGGAAGTCTCCTTCACAGACTACCAGTAAACCTCATCAGGGTACTGATGTTCCTAGTCATTCTGTTCTCCCTGATGGTACAGAGTCTGGGCTCGATGGTCTGGAAGGCAACTCTGCTCCAAATATAGCGACAGATAAAGCTGCTGATGTTGGAGCAAGCGACAAGGATTTGCCTATGGATTGCGATTCAGATGATGCTGGCACAGAGGCAGGCAATGTAAAAATCTCTGGGGTGAATGCTTTCCTAGGGCCTTTCTTCAGGATTCTAGCTGGATCTACTTGTAAAGTGAAATTGAGCAAAAGTATCTTTAAACAGGTATTCGAAGAAAGACATGGAACGAGGGATGCGCAAGCTGCATCGACTTCGGGTACTTCTTTACGCACTGCAGTTTTTAAAGAGGATGTTCTTGCTGCAATACTGGATAGGAAAGAAATAGAAGTGTCCTTTGACAACTTCCCTTACTACTTAAG TGAGAATACAAAAAATGTTCTAATTGCAGCTTGCTTTATACACCTGAAGCATAGAGAACATGCAAAGTACACCACCGATCTTACAACCATAAACCCTCGGATTCTACTTTCAGGACCTGCAG GGTCAGAAATATATCAGGAGATGTTAGCAAAAGCACTTGCGAAACACTTTGGAGCTAAATTGCTCATATTTGATAGCCATTTGCCTTTGGGT GGTTTAACATCCAAGGAAGCTGAGCTGCTAAAAGATGGATTTAATGCAGATAAGTCCTGTGGCTGTGCTAACCAAAGTCCTTTAACTACAGACATGGCTAGGAGCATGGATCCACAAGCTAGTGAACCAGATACACCTAACTCCTCAAATGCACCTACTCCATATGGCTTTGAGTCTCAACTTAAGTTGGAAGCTGATAATGTACCATCTACGTCTGGGACAGCTAAAAATTGTGTGTTTAAACTAG GTGACAGGGTAAAATACAGTTCATCTTCTGGGGGAATATATCAGCTTCAGACAATTTCTGCAAG CAATCGCATATACAGGGGTCCAGCTAATGGAAGTCGGGGGAAGGTTGTCTTACTTTTTGATGATAATCCCTTGTCAAAAATTGGTGTAAGATTTGATAAACCCATACCTGATGGAGTTGACCTTGGAGGTTGCTGTGAGGGTGGTCAAGGATTTTTCTGCCATG TGAATGATCTTCGGTTGGAAAACAGTGGCATTGAAGAACTTGACAAAGTTCTCATTAATACATTATTTGAG GTTGTGGTTAGTGAGAGCAGAAATGAACCCTTCATTTTGTTCATGAAAGATGCAGAGAAGTCTATAGTAGGAAATGGAGATCCGTTTTCATTTAAAAGTAGGCTTGAAAATCTTCCGGACAATGTGGTGGTAataggttcacacactcacacTGACAGTCGCAAGGAGAAG TCACATCCTGGGGGTTTACTTTTTACAAAGTTTGGCAGTAATCAGACTGCTCTTCTTGATTTGGCTTTCCCG GATAGTTTTGGAAGATTGCATGACAGGGGAAAGGAGGTCCCAAAGCCAAACAAAACCTTAACTAAGCTTTTCCCGAATAAAGTGACAATTCACATGCCACAG TTTCAGGTAGAAAAATGCCAAGGACTAAACTTGTCACCATTATATCTGACAATAGTCAATGTATGTTTCCTGATACAGGATGAAGCACTTCTAGCATCTTGGAAGCAGCAACTTGATCGAGATGTTGAGACTCTTAAAATTAAAGGAAATTTGCACAATTTACGATCT GTTTTGAGCCGCTGTGGGGTGGAATGTGAAGGACTTGAATCCTTGTGCACTAAGGATCAAACTCTTAGTATTGAAA ATGCAGAAAAGATTGTTGGTTGGGCTATAAGCCGTCATCTCATGCAGAATGCTGAAACTGATCCTGATGCAAAGCTTGTGTTGTCTTGTGAGAg CATCCAGTATGGAATTGGGATCTTACAGTCTATCCAGAATGAGTCAAAAAGCCTGAAAAAGTCTCTTAAG GATATTGTAACAGAAAATGAGTTTGAAAAGAGGCTTTTGGCTGATGTTATTCCACCTAACGACATTGGTGTTACTTTTGATGATATTGGTGCTCTTGAAAATGTCAAGGACACATTGAAGGAATTGGTTATGCTTCCTTTACAGAGGCCCGAGTTATTTTGCAAAGGACAATTAACCAAG CCATGCAAGGGCATCCTTTTATTTGGCCCTCCTGGAACAGGCAAGACAATGCTTGCAAAGGCAGTTGCTACTGAAGCTGGTGCAAATTTCATCAACATTTCCATGTCAAGTATCACATCTAAG TGGTTTGGTGAGGGTGAAAAATATGTGAAAGCTGTTTTTTCCCTGGCAAGTAAAATTGCTCCTAGCGTGATATTTGTTGACGAA GTCGATAGCATGTTGGGCAGGAGGGAAAATCCTGGGGAGCATGAGGCCATGCGAAAGATGAAAAATGAATTCATGGTAAATTGGGATGGCTTACGCACAAAGGATTCAGAGAGGGTTCTGGTGCTTGCAGCCACTAATAGGCCTTTTGACCTAGATGAAGCTGTCATAAGGAGGCTGCCTCGGAG GTTAATGGTAAATTTGCCAGATGCTCCAAATAGAGCAAAAATATTGAAAGTTATACTGGCAAAAGAAGACTTGTCTTCTGGTCTTGATTTGAATGCAATTGCAAGTATGACTGATGGATATTCCGGAAGTGATCTTAAG AATTTGTGTGTAACTGCTGCACAGCGGCCCAttaaagagatattagagaaggAAAAAAAG GAACAGGCTGCTGCTCTAGCAGAAGGTAGAGCTGCTCCCGCAAAGTGTGGAAGCAAAGATATCCGATCTTTAAACATGGAAGATTTCAAACATGCACATCAACAG GTCTGTGCAAGCGTTTCGTCTGAATCTGTAAATATGACCGAGCTTCAACAATGGAATGAACTATACGGTGAAGGTGGTTCAAGAATAAAAAGAACACTAAGCTATTTCATGTGA
- the LOC137822733 gene encoding uncharacterized protein isoform X20, producing MVSTRRNSGSFSNNTNKRASSSEDKTPSPSPKRQKVDNVAAASEKPMPPPENSKDLGMSEPPPDPGECESRDAQIADAGNLDGKAEPTPPIADGSTPTVVADKPRGSFSSWAIYQKQNPNFEASVPWCRLLSQSAQNPNVLICTPNFTIGSSRGCNFPLKDQTISGNLCKIKHTQREGSAVAVLESTGSKGSVVVNGTLVKKSTSCVLNSGDEVVFGLIGNHSYIFQQINPEVAVKAAEIQGGVGKFFQIERRAGDPSAVAGASILASLSSLRRDLTRWKSPSQTTSKPHQGTDVPSHSVLPDGTESGLDGLEGNSAPNIATDKAADVGASDKDLPMDCDSDDAGTEAGNVFEERHGTRDAQAASTSGTSLRTAVFKEDVLAAILDRKEIEVSFDNFPYYLSENTKNVLIAACFIHLKHREHAKYTTDLTTINPRILLSGPAGSEIYQEMLAKALAKHFGAKLLIFDSHLPLGGLTSKEAELLKDGFNADKSCGCANQSPLTTDMARSMDPQASEPDTPNSSNAPTPYGFESQLKLEADNVPSTSGTAKNCVFKLGDRVKYSSSSGGIYQLQTISASNRIYRGPANGSRGKVVLLFDDNPLSKIGVRFDKPIPDGVDLGGCCEGGQGFFCHVNDLRLENSGIEELDKVLINTLFEVVVSESRNEPFILFMKDAEKSIVGNGDPFSFKSRLENLPDNVVVIGSHTHTDSRKEKSHPGGLLFTKFGSNQTALLDLAFPDSFGRLHDRGKEVPKPNKTLTKLFPNKVTIHMPQDEALLASWKQQLDRDVETLKIKGNLHNLRSVLSRCGVECEGLESLCTKDQTLSIENAEKIVGWAISRHLMQNAETDPDAKLVLSCESIQYGIGILQSIQNESKSLKKSLKDIVTENEFEKRLLADVIPPNDIGVTFDDIGALENVKDTLKELVMLPLQRPELFCKGQLTKPCKGILLFGPPGTGKTMLAKAVATEAGANFINISMSSITSKWFGEGEKYVKAVFSLASKIAPSVIFVDEVDSMLGRRENPGEHEAMRKMKNEFMVNWDGLRTKDSERVLVLAATNRPFDLDEAVIRRLPRRLMVNLPDAPNRAKILKVILAKEDLSSGLDLNAIASMTDGYSGSDLKNLCVTAAQRPIKEILEKEKKEQAAALAEGRAAPAKCGSKDIRSLNMEDFKHAHQQVCASVSSESVNMTELQQWNELYGEGGSRIKRTLSYFM from the exons ATGGTTTCAACCAGACGCAACAGTGGATCTTTCTCTAACAACACCAACAAGAGGGCTTCTTCTTCTGAAGACAAAACTCCCTCTCCTTCCCCCAAGCGACAAAAG GTCGACAATGTTGCTGCCGCCTCGGAGAAACCGATGCCGCCGCCGGAAAATTCCAAGGATTTGGGCATGTCGGAGCCACCCCCTGATCCCGGAGAATGCGAATCTCGAGACGCTCAGATCGCCGACGCCGGCAATCTAGACGGCAAGGCCGAACCCACGCCGCCGATCGCCGATG GTTCTACACCGACTGTGGTTGCTGATAAACCTAGGGGTTCGTTCTCTTCTTGGGCTATATATCAGAAGCAAAACCCAAATTTCGAAGCTTCAGTTCCCTGGTGCAGACTCTTGTCTCAATCTGCGCAG AATCCGAATGTTTTAATTTGCACACCCAACTTTACTATTGGGTCTAGTCGGGGTTGCAATTTCCCGTTGAAGGATCAGACTATAAGTGGAAATTTGTGCAAGATCAAGCACACGCAG CGCGAGGGAAGTGCAGTGGCCGTGCTAGAAAGTACGGGTAGCAAAGGATCGGTGGTAGTGAATGGCACGCTCGTCAAGAAGAGTACCAGCTGTGTGCTTAACTCGGGGGACGAGGTGGTTTTTGGTTTGATTGGGAATCATTCTTAT ATTTTTCAGCAAATAAATCCTGAAGTTGCAGTCAAGGCTGCAGAAATTCAGGGTGGTGTTGGCAAGTTTTTCCAGATTGAAAGGAGGGCTGGAGACCCTTCAGCCGTGGCTGGAGCTTCTATTCTGGCTTCTCTTTCTAGCCTCAGACGGGATCTTACAAGATGGAAGTCTCCTTCACAGACTACCAGTAAACCTCATCAGGGTACTGATGTTCCTAGTCATTCTGTTCTCCCTGATGGTACAGAGTCTGGGCTCGATGGTCTGGAAGGCAACTCTGCTCCAAATATAGCGACAGATAAAGCTGCTGATGTTGGAGCAAGCGACAAGGATTTGCCTATGGATTGCGATTCAGATGATGCTGGCACAGAGGCAGGCAAT GTATTCGAAGAAAGACATGGAACGAGGGATGCGCAAGCTGCATCGACTTCGGGTACTTCTTTACGCACTGCAGTTTTTAAAGAGGATGTTCTTGCTGCAATACTGGATAGGAAAGAAATAGAAGTGTCCTTTGACAACTTCCCTTACTACTTAAG TGAGAATACAAAAAATGTTCTAATTGCAGCTTGCTTTATACACCTGAAGCATAGAGAACATGCAAAGTACACCACCGATCTTACAACCATAAACCCTCGGATTCTACTTTCAGGACCTGCAG GGTCAGAAATATATCAGGAGATGTTAGCAAAAGCACTTGCGAAACACTTTGGAGCTAAATTGCTCATATTTGATAGCCATTTGCCTTTGGGT GGTTTAACATCCAAGGAAGCTGAGCTGCTAAAAGATGGATTTAATGCAGATAAGTCCTGTGGCTGTGCTAACCAAAGTCCTTTAACTACAGACATGGCTAGGAGCATGGATCCACAAGCTAGTGAACCAGATACACCTAACTCCTCAAATGCACCTACTCCATATGGCTTTGAGTCTCAACTTAAGTTGGAAGCTGATAATGTACCATCTACGTCTGGGACAGCTAAAAATTGTGTGTTTAAACTAG GTGACAGGGTAAAATACAGTTCATCTTCTGGGGGAATATATCAGCTTCAGACAATTTCTGCAAG CAATCGCATATACAGGGGTCCAGCTAATGGAAGTCGGGGGAAGGTTGTCTTACTTTTTGATGATAATCCCTTGTCAAAAATTGGTGTAAGATTTGATAAACCCATACCTGATGGAGTTGACCTTGGAGGTTGCTGTGAGGGTGGTCAAGGATTTTTCTGCCATG TGAATGATCTTCGGTTGGAAAACAGTGGCATTGAAGAACTTGACAAAGTTCTCATTAATACATTATTTGAG GTTGTGGTTAGTGAGAGCAGAAATGAACCCTTCATTTTGTTCATGAAAGATGCAGAGAAGTCTATAGTAGGAAATGGAGATCCGTTTTCATTTAAAAGTAGGCTTGAAAATCTTCCGGACAATGTGGTGGTAataggttcacacactcacacTGACAGTCGCAAGGAGAAG TCACATCCTGGGGGTTTACTTTTTACAAAGTTTGGCAGTAATCAGACTGCTCTTCTTGATTTGGCTTTCCCG GATAGTTTTGGAAGATTGCATGACAGGGGAAAGGAGGTCCCAAAGCCAAACAAAACCTTAACTAAGCTTTTCCCGAATAAAGTGACAATTCACATGCCACAG GATGAAGCACTTCTAGCATCTTGGAAGCAGCAACTTGATCGAGATGTTGAGACTCTTAAAATTAAAGGAAATTTGCACAATTTACGATCT GTTTTGAGCCGCTGTGGGGTGGAATGTGAAGGACTTGAATCCTTGTGCACTAAGGATCAAACTCTTAGTATTGAAA ATGCAGAAAAGATTGTTGGTTGGGCTATAAGCCGTCATCTCATGCAGAATGCTGAAACTGATCCTGATGCAAAGCTTGTGTTGTCTTGTGAGAg CATCCAGTATGGAATTGGGATCTTACAGTCTATCCAGAATGAGTCAAAAAGCCTGAAAAAGTCTCTTAAG GATATTGTAACAGAAAATGAGTTTGAAAAGAGGCTTTTGGCTGATGTTATTCCACCTAACGACATTGGTGTTACTTTTGATGATATTGGTGCTCTTGAAAATGTCAAGGACACATTGAAGGAATTGGTTATGCTTCCTTTACAGAGGCCCGAGTTATTTTGCAAAGGACAATTAACCAAG CCATGCAAGGGCATCCTTTTATTTGGCCCTCCTGGAACAGGCAAGACAATGCTTGCAAAGGCAGTTGCTACTGAAGCTGGTGCAAATTTCATCAACATTTCCATGTCAAGTATCACATCTAAG TGGTTTGGTGAGGGTGAAAAATATGTGAAAGCTGTTTTTTCCCTGGCAAGTAAAATTGCTCCTAGCGTGATATTTGTTGACGAA GTCGATAGCATGTTGGGCAGGAGGGAAAATCCTGGGGAGCATGAGGCCATGCGAAAGATGAAAAATGAATTCATGGTAAATTGGGATGGCTTACGCACAAAGGATTCAGAGAGGGTTCTGGTGCTTGCAGCCACTAATAGGCCTTTTGACCTAGATGAAGCTGTCATAAGGAGGCTGCCTCGGAG GTTAATGGTAAATTTGCCAGATGCTCCAAATAGAGCAAAAATATTGAAAGTTATACTGGCAAAAGAAGACTTGTCTTCTGGTCTTGATTTGAATGCAATTGCAAGTATGACTGATGGATATTCCGGAAGTGATCTTAAG AATTTGTGTGTAACTGCTGCACAGCGGCCCAttaaagagatattagagaaggAAAAAAAG GAACAGGCTGCTGCTCTAGCAGAAGGTAGAGCTGCTCCCGCAAAGTGTGGAAGCAAAGATATCCGATCTTTAAACATGGAAGATTTCAAACATGCACATCAACAG GTCTGTGCAAGCGTTTCGTCTGAATCTGTAAATATGACCGAGCTTCAACAATGGAATGAACTATACGGTGAAGGTGGTTCAAGAATAAAAAGAACACTAAGCTATTTCATGTGA
- the LOC137822733 gene encoding uncharacterized protein isoform X15, which produces MVSTRRNSGSFSNNTNKRASSSEDKTPSPSPKRQKVDNVAAASEKPMPPPENSKDLGMSEPPPDPGECESRDAQIADAGNLDGKAEPTPPIADGSTPTVVADKPRGSFSSWAIYQKQNPNFEASVPWCRLLSQSAQNPNVLICTPNFTIGSSRGCNFPLKDQTISGNLCKIKHTQREGSAVAVLESTGSKGSVVVNGTLVKKSTSCVLNSGDEVVFGLIGNHSYIFQQINPEVAVKAAEIQGGVGKFFQIERRAGDPSAVAGASILASLSSLRRDLTRWKSPSQTTSKPHQGTDVPSHSVLPDGTESGLDGLEGNSAPNIATDKAADVGASDKDLPMDCDSDDAGTEAGNVKISGVFEERHGTRDAQAASTSGTSLRTAVFKEDVLAAILDRKEIEVSFDNFPYYLSENTKNVLIAACFIHLKHREHAKYTTDLTTINPRILLSGPAGSEIYQEMLAKALAKHFGAKLLIFDSHLPLGGLTSKEAELLKDGFNADKSCGCANQSPLTTDMARSMDPQASEPDTPNSSNAPTPYGFESQLKLEADNVPSTSGTAKNCVFKLGDRVKYSSSSGGIYQLQTISARYSNRIYRGPANGSRGKVVLLFDDNPLSKIGVRFDKPIPDGVDLGGCCEGGQGFFCHVNDLRLENSGIEELDKVLINTLFEVVVSESRNEPFILFMKDAEKSIVGNGDPFSFKSRLENLPDNVVVIGSHTHTDSRKEKSHPGGLLFTKFGSNQTALLDLAFPDSFGRLHDRGKEVPKPNKTLTKLFPNKVTIHMPQDEALLASWKQQLDRDVETLKIKGNLHNLRSVLSRCGVECEGLESLCTKDQTLSIENAEKIVGWAISRHLMQNAETDPDAKLVLSCESIQYGIGILQSIQNESKSLKKSLKDIVTENEFEKRLLADVIPPNDIGVTFDDIGALENVKDTLKELVMLPLQRPELFCKGQLTKPCKGILLFGPPGTGKTMLAKAVATEAGANFINISMSSITSKWFGEGEKYVKAVFSLASKIAPSVIFVDEVDSMLGRRENPGEHEAMRKMKNEFMVNWDGLRTKDSERVLVLAATNRPFDLDEAVIRRLPRRLMVNLPDAPNRAKILKVILAKEDLSSGLDLNAIASMTDGYSGSDLKNLCVTAAQRPIKEILEKEKKEQAAALAEGRAAPAKCGSKDIRSLNMEDFKHAHQQVCASVSSESVNMTELQQWNELYGEGGSRIKRTLSYFM; this is translated from the exons ATGGTTTCAACCAGACGCAACAGTGGATCTTTCTCTAACAACACCAACAAGAGGGCTTCTTCTTCTGAAGACAAAACTCCCTCTCCTTCCCCCAAGCGACAAAAG GTCGACAATGTTGCTGCCGCCTCGGAGAAACCGATGCCGCCGCCGGAAAATTCCAAGGATTTGGGCATGTCGGAGCCACCCCCTGATCCCGGAGAATGCGAATCTCGAGACGCTCAGATCGCCGACGCCGGCAATCTAGACGGCAAGGCCGAACCCACGCCGCCGATCGCCGATG GTTCTACACCGACTGTGGTTGCTGATAAACCTAGGGGTTCGTTCTCTTCTTGGGCTATATATCAGAAGCAAAACCCAAATTTCGAAGCTTCAGTTCCCTGGTGCAGACTCTTGTCTCAATCTGCGCAG AATCCGAATGTTTTAATTTGCACACCCAACTTTACTATTGGGTCTAGTCGGGGTTGCAATTTCCCGTTGAAGGATCAGACTATAAGTGGAAATTTGTGCAAGATCAAGCACACGCAG CGCGAGGGAAGTGCAGTGGCCGTGCTAGAAAGTACGGGTAGCAAAGGATCGGTGGTAGTGAATGGCACGCTCGTCAAGAAGAGTACCAGCTGTGTGCTTAACTCGGGGGACGAGGTGGTTTTTGGTTTGATTGGGAATCATTCTTAT ATTTTTCAGCAAATAAATCCTGAAGTTGCAGTCAAGGCTGCAGAAATTCAGGGTGGTGTTGGCAAGTTTTTCCAGATTGAAAGGAGGGCTGGAGACCCTTCAGCCGTGGCTGGAGCTTCTATTCTGGCTTCTCTTTCTAGCCTCAGACGGGATCTTACAAGATGGAAGTCTCCTTCACAGACTACCAGTAAACCTCATCAGGGTACTGATGTTCCTAGTCATTCTGTTCTCCCTGATGGTACAGAGTCTGGGCTCGATGGTCTGGAAGGCAACTCTGCTCCAAATATAGCGACAGATAAAGCTGCTGATGTTGGAGCAAGCGACAAGGATTTGCCTATGGATTGCGATTCAGATGATGCTGGCACAGAGGCAGGCAATGTAAAAATCTCTGGG GTATTCGAAGAAAGACATGGAACGAGGGATGCGCAAGCTGCATCGACTTCGGGTACTTCTTTACGCACTGCAGTTTTTAAAGAGGATGTTCTTGCTGCAATACTGGATAGGAAAGAAATAGAAGTGTCCTTTGACAACTTCCCTTACTACTTAAG TGAGAATACAAAAAATGTTCTAATTGCAGCTTGCTTTATACACCTGAAGCATAGAGAACATGCAAAGTACACCACCGATCTTACAACCATAAACCCTCGGATTCTACTTTCAGGACCTGCAG GGTCAGAAATATATCAGGAGATGTTAGCAAAAGCACTTGCGAAACACTTTGGAGCTAAATTGCTCATATTTGATAGCCATTTGCCTTTGGGT GGTTTAACATCCAAGGAAGCTGAGCTGCTAAAAGATGGATTTAATGCAGATAAGTCCTGTGGCTGTGCTAACCAAAGTCCTTTAACTACAGACATGGCTAGGAGCATGGATCCACAAGCTAGTGAACCAGATACACCTAACTCCTCAAATGCACCTACTCCATATGGCTTTGAGTCTCAACTTAAGTTGGAAGCTGATAATGTACCATCTACGTCTGGGACAGCTAAAAATTGTGTGTTTAAACTAG GTGACAGGGTAAAATACAGTTCATCTTCTGGGGGAATATATCAGCTTCAGACAATTTCTGCAAGGTACAG CAATCGCATATACAGGGGTCCAGCTAATGGAAGTCGGGGGAAGGTTGTCTTACTTTTTGATGATAATCCCTTGTCAAAAATTGGTGTAAGATTTGATAAACCCATACCTGATGGAGTTGACCTTGGAGGTTGCTGTGAGGGTGGTCAAGGATTTTTCTGCCATG TGAATGATCTTCGGTTGGAAAACAGTGGCATTGAAGAACTTGACAAAGTTCTCATTAATACATTATTTGAG GTTGTGGTTAGTGAGAGCAGAAATGAACCCTTCATTTTGTTCATGAAAGATGCAGAGAAGTCTATAGTAGGAAATGGAGATCCGTTTTCATTTAAAAGTAGGCTTGAAAATCTTCCGGACAATGTGGTGGTAataggttcacacactcacacTGACAGTCGCAAGGAGAAG TCACATCCTGGGGGTTTACTTTTTACAAAGTTTGGCAGTAATCAGACTGCTCTTCTTGATTTGGCTTTCCCG GATAGTTTTGGAAGATTGCATGACAGGGGAAAGGAGGTCCCAAAGCCAAACAAAACCTTAACTAAGCTTTTCCCGAATAAAGTGACAATTCACATGCCACAG GATGAAGCACTTCTAGCATCTTGGAAGCAGCAACTTGATCGAGATGTTGAGACTCTTAAAATTAAAGGAAATTTGCACAATTTACGATCT GTTTTGAGCCGCTGTGGGGTGGAATGTGAAGGACTTGAATCCTTGTGCACTAAGGATCAAACTCTTAGTATTGAAA ATGCAGAAAAGATTGTTGGTTGGGCTATAAGCCGTCATCTCATGCAGAATGCTGAAACTGATCCTGATGCAAAGCTTGTGTTGTCTTGTGAGAg CATCCAGTATGGAATTGGGATCTTACAGTCTATCCAGAATGAGTCAAAAAGCCTGAAAAAGTCTCTTAAG GATATTGTAACAGAAAATGAGTTTGAAAAGAGGCTTTTGGCTGATGTTATTCCACCTAACGACATTGGTGTTACTTTTGATGATATTGGTGCTCTTGAAAATGTCAAGGACACATTGAAGGAATTGGTTATGCTTCCTTTACAGAGGCCCGAGTTATTTTGCAAAGGACAATTAACCAAG CCATGCAAGGGCATCCTTTTATTTGGCCCTCCTGGAACAGGCAAGACAATGCTTGCAAAGGCAGTTGCTACTGAAGCTGGTGCAAATTTCATCAACATTTCCATGTCAAGTATCACATCTAAG TGGTTTGGTGAGGGTGAAAAATATGTGAAAGCTGTTTTTTCCCTGGCAAGTAAAATTGCTCCTAGCGTGATATTTGTTGACGAA GTCGATAGCATGTTGGGCAGGAGGGAAAATCCTGGGGAGCATGAGGCCATGCGAAAGATGAAAAATGAATTCATGGTAAATTGGGATGGCTTACGCACAAAGGATTCAGAGAGGGTTCTGGTGCTTGCAGCCACTAATAGGCCTTTTGACCTAGATGAAGCTGTCATAAGGAGGCTGCCTCGGAG GTTAATGGTAAATTTGCCAGATGCTCCAAATAGAGCAAAAATATTGAAAGTTATACTGGCAAAAGAAGACTTGTCTTCTGGTCTTGATTTGAATGCAATTGCAAGTATGACTGATGGATATTCCGGAAGTGATCTTAAG AATTTGTGTGTAACTGCTGCACAGCGGCCCAttaaagagatattagagaaggAAAAAAAG GAACAGGCTGCTGCTCTAGCAGAAGGTAGAGCTGCTCCCGCAAAGTGTGGAAGCAAAGATATCCGATCTTTAAACATGGAAGATTTCAAACATGCACATCAACAG GTCTGTGCAAGCGTTTCGTCTGAATCTGTAAATATGACCGAGCTTCAACAATGGAATGAACTATACGGTGAAGGTGGTTCAAGAATAAAAAGAACACTAAGCTATTTCATGTGA